In one Rhopalosiphum padi isolate XX-2018 chromosome 3, ASM2088224v1, whole genome shotgun sequence genomic region, the following are encoded:
- the LOC132927368 gene encoding protein PFF0380w-like isoform X4, producing MSLDRTAISPISLKRFNVYHCVVLNGLRPFFSSAAFFFCSFLLSSCLLFLVIRCSFRARHVFLKSENVRCDLNPQYSDRPVTRESTMAMTDATHKTLSDGIERWKTKNFYLSMVKYIICNVLRILLYIAAYVMRKCSSLFESLSDDLKAIENAEDSAEKTIKNRCDAYCLSNYTNKREELKEEKQIINNTVNEVIDKQSNYDTNHINKHEELKEEEKNINNTVNKLIDKQSNSHTNHINKHEELKEEEKNINNTINELIDKQSNSHTNHINKYEELKEEKKIINNTINELIDKQSNSYTNHINKNEQKEANNIGNVVNELIDNVAIDESDSQISEESREHSNSEEIEEKVEEKNITGNVIESARVRKRFGIKNTAILLITKTIKENNLKDKRFRMENELNRNKMLNNGKPYRDKDEILTSKSDSFKRERESSLKNEPENTDCLLKVANDSCIKDIAIVSPSKYKNDSKNLDIHKSKESMENERKINGNEKWVMKNNVDHGVNDVGNESKKPITKTENASVENNNEHMKNINSDENKILITNTENMITKVNDVHWKNFDDYDYSKPNTETKNMNTTNNDECWDNYNVSKNKEPITKTAENMIIKSKDESLSNNEGRENRKSITKTENMTTKNNSEPKENNNSYEHKKSITKTEKMLNIFEVKDDIFGLPSKFSLAHCVCEDFHNSFGTTADFKFKFGNIGKLMDLNLRVSDVGHIIHKEQHIFYLVVKRKMSQKPLLSSLEIALYNLRKQMNDCKLTKLAISKYGFEEFNLMDVKALISKIFALSNIEITICLKSSKLETEHINPPKINFTSKQLWEMEKQTDLIIFININAVYLDDWNDKVVEYINAKYPFKERLLQDINVKPVTAGDVLLYKIDTEVLFCIFIQSIDQHPSYCKSLEDAFQEMKSQLTGYRYLAIQQDPLNHKTNMHHFARNLAMLKSVFSNRNAEIWICGDTEQHNTLQYQQYKKIVTDAIDVGHKRHSKTSSRSRNKLDRKRHSINSNNSNTSKHDSEENHYCKNTPDVNAVKYLNQEEISSNNYITENWDN from the exons ATGTCGTTGGATCGCACGGCAATATCGCCAATATCGTTGAAGCGTTTCAACGTTTACCACTGTGTCGTTCTGAACGGGCTCAGACCTTTTTTTAGTAGTGccgcgttttttttttgttcgtttcTTCTTAGTTCTTGTCTTCTGTTCCTGGTTATTCGTTGTTCGTTCCGCGCTCGGCACGTTTTCCTGAAATCGGAAAACGTTCGCTGCGATCTCAATCCACAGTATTCCGACAGACCCGTGACACGAGAATCCACGATGGCGATGACGGATGCGACGCACAA gaCATTATCTGATGGAATAGAACGCTGGAAAaccaaaaatttttatttgagtatGGTAAAGTACATTATTTGTAATGTACTAAGAATTTTGTTGTATATTGCGGCATATGTGATGCGCAAGTGTAGTTCATTGTTTGAAAGTTTATCTGATGATCTTAAAGCAATTGAAAATGCAGAAGATTCAGCTgagaaaactattaaaaatag gTGTGATGCTTATTGTTTATCCAATTACACCAATAAAAGAGAAGAACtaaaagaagaaaaacaaattattaacaatactgTTAATGAAGTAATAGACAAACA GTCCAATTATGATACCAACCACATTAATAAACATGAAGAActaaaagaagaagaaaaaaatattaacaatactgttaataaattaatagacaaACA GTCCAATTCTCATACCAACCACATCAATAAACATGAAGAActaaaagaagaagaaaaaaatattaacaatactattaatgaattaatagacAAACA GTCCAATTCTCATACCAACCATATCAATAAATATGAAGAactaaaagaagaaaaaaaaattattaacaatactattaatgaattaatagacAAACA GTCCAATTCTTATACCAATCACatcaataaaaatgaacaaaaagaagcaaataatattggtaatgTTGTGAATGAATTAATAGACAATGTGGCTATAGATGA atctgATTCTCAAATTTCTGAAGAATCAAGAGAACA ttctAATTCTGAAGAAATAGAAGAGAAAGTTGAAGAAAA aaatattactgGCAATGTGATTGAATCCGCAAGAGTTAGAAAAAGAtttggtattaaaaatactgcaatacttttaataactaaaacaattaaggaaaacaatttaaaagacAAACGATTTAGGATGGAAAATGAATTGAATAGAAACAA AATGTTAAATAATGGAAAACCTTATCGCGACAAAGATGAAATCCTTACAAGTAAATCTGATAGTTTTAAAAGAGAAAGAGAATCATCATTAAAAAATGAACCTGAGAATACTGATTGTTTATTGAAAGTAGCTAACGATAGCTGTATTAAAGACATCGCTATTGTTAGCCCATCCAAATACAAAAATGATAGCAAAAACCTTGATATCCACAAAAGTAAAGAATCAATGGAAAATGAAAGGAAAATCAATGGAAATGAAAAATG ggtcatgaaaaataatgttgacCACGGGGTAAATGATGTTGGTAATGAAAGTAAAAAACCGATTACAAAAACTGAAAATGC Gtctgtagaaaataataatgaacatatgaaaaacattaatagtgatgaaaataaaatactgattacaaatactgaaaatat gaTTACAAAAGTTAATGATGTTCACTGGAAAAATTTTGATGATTATGATTATAGTAAACCAAATACAGAgaccaaaaatat gaacACAACAAATAATGATGAATGCTGggataattataatgtatctaaAAACAAAGAACCAATAACAAAGACTGCTGAAAATAT GATCATAAAAAGTAAAGACGAATCCCTAAGTAATAATGAAGGTCGTGAAAACAGAAAATCAATAACAAAGactgaaaatat gACCACTAAAAATAACAGTGAACCCAAGGAAAATAACAATAgttatgaacataaaaaatctattacaaAGACTGAAAAGAT gttaaatatatttgaagtgAAGGATGATATCTTTGGTTTGCCTTCTAAATTTTCTTTAGCACATTGTGTTTGTGAAGATTTTCATAATTCTTTTGGCACGACAGCTGATtttaa atttaaatttggtaatattggtaaattaatGGATCTAAATTTACGTGTGAGCGATGTtggtcatattatacataaagagcaacatatattttatttggtcgtaaaaagaaaaatgtcaCAAAAACCTCTTTTAAGTAGCTTAGAAAtagcattatataatttacgtaaGCAAATGAATGATTGTAAATTAACAAAACTTGCAATCTCAAAATATGGATTTGAAGAATTCAATCTGATGGATGTGAAGGcactaatttcaaaaatatttgcatTATCTAATATTGAAATCACTATATGCTTGAAATCATCA aAATTAGAAACAGAACATATTAATccaccaaaaataaattttacttctAAACAATTGTGGGAAATGGAGAAACAaactgatttaataatatttataaatattaatgcagTGTATTTAGATGATTGGAATGATAAAGTTGTTGAATATATCAATGCCAAATATCCATTTAAAGAgag attattacaaGATATTAATGTTAAACCAGTGACTGCTGGtgatgtactattatataaaattgatactgaagtattattttgtatattcatTCAATCTATCGATCAACATCCATCATATTGTAAATCTCTTGAAGACGCTTTTCAAGAGATGAAATCACAATTAACTGGTTATAGATATTTGGCAATTCAACAAGATCCATTAAATCATAAGACTAACATGCATCATTTTGCACGCAATTTGGCTATGCTGAAATCAGTTTTTAGTAATCGGAATGCTGAAATTTGGATTTGTGGTGATACTGAACAACATAATACTCTTCAAtatcaacaatataaaaaaattgttactgaCGCCATTGATGTGGGCCATAAACGACATTCAAAAACAAGTTCTAGGTCTAGAAATAAATTAGATAGAAAGAgacatagtataaatagtaataatagtaataccagTAAACATGATTCAGAAGAAAACCATTACTGTAAAAACACACCGGATGTAAAcgctgttaaatatttaaatcaagaaGAAATATctagtaataattacataacag aaaattggGACAActga
- the LOC132927368 gene encoding putative leucine-rich repeat-containing protein DDB_G0290503 isoform X5: MSLDRTAISPISLKRFNVYHCVVLNGLRPFFSSAAFFFCSFLLSSCLLFLVIRCSFRARHVFLKSENVRCDLNPQYSDRPVTRESTMAMTDATHKTLSDGIERWKTKNFYLSMVKYIICNVLRILLYIAAYVMRKCSSLFESLSDDLKAIENAEDSAEKTIKNRCDAYCLSNYTNKREELKEEKQIINNTVNEVIDKQSNYDTNHINKHEELKEEEKNINNTVNKLIDKQSNSHTNHINKHEELKEEEKNINNTINELIDKQSNSHTNHINKYEELKEEKKIINNTINELIDKQSNSYTNHINKNEQKEANNIGNVVNELIDNVAIDENNGQSVFEHNIVTEQQLLNGVANIVNSTLNKESDSQISEESREHSNSEEIEEKVEEKNITGNVIESARVRKRFGIKNTAILLITKTIKENNLKDKRFRMENELNRNKMLNNGKPYRDKDEILTSKSDSFKRERESSLKNEPENTDCLLKVANDSCIKDIAIVSPSKYKNDSKNLDIHKSKESMENERKINGNEKWVMKNNVDHGVNDVGNESKKPITKTENANTTNNDECWDNYNVSKNKEPITKTAENMIIKSKDESLSNNEGRENRKSITKTENMTTKNNSEPKENNNSYEHKKSITKTEKMLNIFEVKDDIFGLPSKFSLAHCVCEDFHNSFGTTADFKFKFGNIGKLMDLNLRVSDVGHIIHKEQHIFYLVVKRKMSQKPLLSSLEIALYNLRKQMNDCKLTKLAISKYGFEEFNLMDVKALISKIFALSNIEITICLKSSKLETEHINPPKINFTSKQLWEMEKQTDLIIFININAVYLDDWNDKVVEYINAKYPFKERLLQDINVKPVTAGDVLLYKIDTEVLFCIFIQSIDQHPSYCKSLEDAFQEMKSQLTGYRYLAIQQDPLNHKTNMHHFARNLAMLKSVFSNRNAEIWICGDTEQHNTLQYQQYKKIVTDAIDVGHKRHSKTSSRSRNKLDRKRHSINSNNSNTSKHDSEENHYCKNTPDVNAVKYLNQEEISSNNYITENWDN; encoded by the exons ATGTCGTTGGATCGCACGGCAATATCGCCAATATCGTTGAAGCGTTTCAACGTTTACCACTGTGTCGTTCTGAACGGGCTCAGACCTTTTTTTAGTAGTGccgcgttttttttttgttcgtttcTTCTTAGTTCTTGTCTTCTGTTCCTGGTTATTCGTTGTTCGTTCCGCGCTCGGCACGTTTTCCTGAAATCGGAAAACGTTCGCTGCGATCTCAATCCACAGTATTCCGACAGACCCGTGACACGAGAATCCACGATGGCGATGACGGATGCGACGCACAA gaCATTATCTGATGGAATAGAACGCTGGAAAaccaaaaatttttatttgagtatGGTAAAGTACATTATTTGTAATGTACTAAGAATTTTGTTGTATATTGCGGCATATGTGATGCGCAAGTGTAGTTCATTGTTTGAAAGTTTATCTGATGATCTTAAAGCAATTGAAAATGCAGAAGATTCAGCTgagaaaactattaaaaatag gTGTGATGCTTATTGTTTATCCAATTACACCAATAAAAGAGAAGAACtaaaagaagaaaaacaaattattaacaatactgTTAATGAAGTAATAGACAAACA GTCCAATTATGATACCAACCACATTAATAAACATGAAGAActaaaagaagaagaaaaaaatattaacaatactgttaataaattaatagacaaACA GTCCAATTCTCATACCAACCACATCAATAAACATGAAGAActaaaagaagaagaaaaaaatattaacaatactattaatgaattaatagacAAACA GTCCAATTCTCATACCAACCATATCAATAAATATGAAGAactaaaagaagaaaaaaaaattattaacaatactattaatgaattaatagacAAACA GTCCAATTCTTATACCAATCACatcaataaaaatgaacaaaaagaagcaaataatattggtaatgTTGTGAATGAATTAATAGACAATGTGGCTATAGATGA GAATAATGGTCAATCtgtttttgaacataatatagttacagAACAACAACTTTTAAATGGAGTTGctaatattgtaaatagtacATTAAACAAAga atctgATTCTCAAATTTCTGAAGAATCAAGAGAACA ttctAATTCTGAAGAAATAGAAGAGAAAGTTGAAGAAAA aaatattactgGCAATGTGATTGAATCCGCAAGAGTTAGAAAAAGAtttggtattaaaaatactgcaatacttttaataactaaaacaattaaggaaaacaatttaaaagacAAACGATTTAGGATGGAAAATGAATTGAATAGAAACAA AATGTTAAATAATGGAAAACCTTATCGCGACAAAGATGAAATCCTTACAAGTAAATCTGATAGTTTTAAAAGAGAAAGAGAATCATCATTAAAAAATGAACCTGAGAATACTGATTGTTTATTGAAAGTAGCTAACGATAGCTGTATTAAAGACATCGCTATTGTTAGCCCATCCAAATACAAAAATGATAGCAAAAACCTTGATATCCACAAAAGTAAAGAATCAATGGAAAATGAAAGGAAAATCAATGGAAATGAAAAATG ggtcatgaaaaataatgttgacCACGGGGTAAATGATGTTGGTAATGAAAGTAAAAAACCGATTACAAAAACTGAAAATGC gaacACAACAAATAATGATGAATGCTGggataattataatgtatctaaAAACAAAGAACCAATAACAAAGACTGCTGAAAATAT GATCATAAAAAGTAAAGACGAATCCCTAAGTAATAATGAAGGTCGTGAAAACAGAAAATCAATAACAAAGactgaaaatat gACCACTAAAAATAACAGTGAACCCAAGGAAAATAACAATAgttatgaacataaaaaatctattacaaAGACTGAAAAGAT gttaaatatatttgaagtgAAGGATGATATCTTTGGTTTGCCTTCTAAATTTTCTTTAGCACATTGTGTTTGTGAAGATTTTCATAATTCTTTTGGCACGACAGCTGATtttaa atttaaatttggtaatattggtaaattaatGGATCTAAATTTACGTGTGAGCGATGTtggtcatattatacataaagagcaacatatattttatttggtcgtaaaaagaaaaatgtcaCAAAAACCTCTTTTAAGTAGCTTAGAAAtagcattatataatttacgtaaGCAAATGAATGATTGTAAATTAACAAAACTTGCAATCTCAAAATATGGATTTGAAGAATTCAATCTGATGGATGTGAAGGcactaatttcaaaaatatttgcatTATCTAATATTGAAATCACTATATGCTTGAAATCATCA aAATTAGAAACAGAACATATTAATccaccaaaaataaattttacttctAAACAATTGTGGGAAATGGAGAAACAaactgatttaataatatttataaatattaatgcagTGTATTTAGATGATTGGAATGATAAAGTTGTTGAATATATCAATGCCAAATATCCATTTAAAGAgag attattacaaGATATTAATGTTAAACCAGTGACTGCTGGtgatgtactattatataaaattgatactgaagtattattttgtatattcatTCAATCTATCGATCAACATCCATCATATTGTAAATCTCTTGAAGACGCTTTTCAAGAGATGAAATCACAATTAACTGGTTATAGATATTTGGCAATTCAACAAGATCCATTAAATCATAAGACTAACATGCATCATTTTGCACGCAATTTGGCTATGCTGAAATCAGTTTTTAGTAATCGGAATGCTGAAATTTGGATTTGTGGTGATACTGAACAACATAATACTCTTCAAtatcaacaatataaaaaaattgttactgaCGCCATTGATGTGGGCCATAAACGACATTCAAAAACAAGTTCTAGGTCTAGAAATAAATTAGATAGAAAGAgacatagtataaatagtaataatagtaataccagTAAACATGATTCAGAAGAAAACCATTACTGTAAAAACACACCGGATGTAAAcgctgttaaatatttaaatcaagaaGAAATATctagtaataattacataacag aaaattggGACAActga
- the LOC132927368 gene encoding protein PFF0380w-like isoform X1, with translation MSLDRTAISPISLKRFNVYHCVVLNGLRPFFSSAAFFFCSFLLSSCLLFLVIRCSFRARHVFLKSENVRCDLNPQYSDRPVTRESTMAMTDATHKTLSDGIERWKTKNFYLSMVKYIICNVLRILLYIAAYVMRKCSSLFESLSDDLKAIENAEDSAEKTIKNRCDAYCLSNYTNKREELKEEKQIINNTVNEVIDKQSNYDTNHINKHEELKEEEKNINNTVNKLIDKQSNSHTNHINKHEELKEEEKNINNTINELIDKQSNSHTNHINKYEELKEEKKIINNTINELIDKQSNSYTNHINKNEQKEANNIGNVVNELIDNVAIDENNGQSVFEHNIVTEQQLLNGVANIVNSTLNKESDSQISEESREHSNSEEIEEKVEEKNITGNVIESARVRKRFGIKNTAILLITKTIKENNLKDKRFRMENELNRNKMLNNGKPYRDKDEILTSKSDSFKRERESSLKNEPENTDCLLKVANDSCIKDIAIVSPSKYKNDSKNLDIHKSKESMENERKINGNEKWVMKNNVDHGVNDVGNESKKPITKTENASVENNNEHMKNINSDENKILITNTENMITKVNDVHWKNFDDYDYSKPNTETKNMNTTNNDECWDNYNVSKNKEPITKTAENMIIKSKDESLSNNEGRENRKSITKTENMTTKNNSEPKENNNSYEHKKSITKTEKMLNIFEVKDDIFGLPSKFSLAHCVCEDFHNSFGTTADFKFKFGNIGKLMDLNLRVSDVGHIIHKEQHIFYLVVKRKMSQKPLLSSLEIALYNLRKQMNDCKLTKLAISKYGFEEFNLMDVKALISKIFALSNIEITICLKSSKLETEHINPPKINFTSKQLWEMEKQTDLIIFININAVYLDDWNDKVVEYINAKYPFKERLLQDINVKPVTAGDVLLYKIDTEVLFCIFIQSIDQHPSYCKSLEDAFQEMKSQLTGYRYLAIQQDPLNHKTNMHHFARNLAMLKSVFSNRNAEIWICGDTEQHNTLQYQQYKKIVTDAIDVGHKRHSKTSSRSRNKLDRKRHSINSNNSNTSKHDSEENHYCKNTPDVNAVKYLNQEEISSNNYITENWDN, from the exons ATGTCGTTGGATCGCACGGCAATATCGCCAATATCGTTGAAGCGTTTCAACGTTTACCACTGTGTCGTTCTGAACGGGCTCAGACCTTTTTTTAGTAGTGccgcgttttttttttgttcgtttcTTCTTAGTTCTTGTCTTCTGTTCCTGGTTATTCGTTGTTCGTTCCGCGCTCGGCACGTTTTCCTGAAATCGGAAAACGTTCGCTGCGATCTCAATCCACAGTATTCCGACAGACCCGTGACACGAGAATCCACGATGGCGATGACGGATGCGACGCACAA gaCATTATCTGATGGAATAGAACGCTGGAAAaccaaaaatttttatttgagtatGGTAAAGTACATTATTTGTAATGTACTAAGAATTTTGTTGTATATTGCGGCATATGTGATGCGCAAGTGTAGTTCATTGTTTGAAAGTTTATCTGATGATCTTAAAGCAATTGAAAATGCAGAAGATTCAGCTgagaaaactattaaaaatag gTGTGATGCTTATTGTTTATCCAATTACACCAATAAAAGAGAAGAACtaaaagaagaaaaacaaattattaacaatactgTTAATGAAGTAATAGACAAACA GTCCAATTATGATACCAACCACATTAATAAACATGAAGAActaaaagaagaagaaaaaaatattaacaatactgttaataaattaatagacaaACA GTCCAATTCTCATACCAACCACATCAATAAACATGAAGAActaaaagaagaagaaaaaaatattaacaatactattaatgaattaatagacAAACA GTCCAATTCTCATACCAACCATATCAATAAATATGAAGAactaaaagaagaaaaaaaaattattaacaatactattaatgaattaatagacAAACA GTCCAATTCTTATACCAATCACatcaataaaaatgaacaaaaagaagcaaataatattggtaatgTTGTGAATGAATTAATAGACAATGTGGCTATAGATGA GAATAATGGTCAATCtgtttttgaacataatatagttacagAACAACAACTTTTAAATGGAGTTGctaatattgtaaatagtacATTAAACAAAga atctgATTCTCAAATTTCTGAAGAATCAAGAGAACA ttctAATTCTGAAGAAATAGAAGAGAAAGTTGAAGAAAA aaatattactgGCAATGTGATTGAATCCGCAAGAGTTAGAAAAAGAtttggtattaaaaatactgcaatacttttaataactaaaacaattaaggaaaacaatttaaaagacAAACGATTTAGGATGGAAAATGAATTGAATAGAAACAA AATGTTAAATAATGGAAAACCTTATCGCGACAAAGATGAAATCCTTACAAGTAAATCTGATAGTTTTAAAAGAGAAAGAGAATCATCATTAAAAAATGAACCTGAGAATACTGATTGTTTATTGAAAGTAGCTAACGATAGCTGTATTAAAGACATCGCTATTGTTAGCCCATCCAAATACAAAAATGATAGCAAAAACCTTGATATCCACAAAAGTAAAGAATCAATGGAAAATGAAAGGAAAATCAATGGAAATGAAAAATG ggtcatgaaaaataatgttgacCACGGGGTAAATGATGTTGGTAATGAAAGTAAAAAACCGATTACAAAAACTGAAAATGC Gtctgtagaaaataataatgaacatatgaaaaacattaatagtgatgaaaataaaatactgattacaaatactgaaaatat gaTTACAAAAGTTAATGATGTTCACTGGAAAAATTTTGATGATTATGATTATAGTAAACCAAATACAGAgaccaaaaatat gaacACAACAAATAATGATGAATGCTGggataattataatgtatctaaAAACAAAGAACCAATAACAAAGACTGCTGAAAATAT GATCATAAAAAGTAAAGACGAATCCCTAAGTAATAATGAAGGTCGTGAAAACAGAAAATCAATAACAAAGactgaaaatat gACCACTAAAAATAACAGTGAACCCAAGGAAAATAACAATAgttatgaacataaaaaatctattacaaAGACTGAAAAGAT gttaaatatatttgaagtgAAGGATGATATCTTTGGTTTGCCTTCTAAATTTTCTTTAGCACATTGTGTTTGTGAAGATTTTCATAATTCTTTTGGCACGACAGCTGATtttaa atttaaatttggtaatattggtaaattaatGGATCTAAATTTACGTGTGAGCGATGTtggtcatattatacataaagagcaacatatattttatttggtcgtaaaaagaaaaatgtcaCAAAAACCTCTTTTAAGTAGCTTAGAAAtagcattatataatttacgtaaGCAAATGAATGATTGTAAATTAACAAAACTTGCAATCTCAAAATATGGATTTGAAGAATTCAATCTGATGGATGTGAAGGcactaatttcaaaaatatttgcatTATCTAATATTGAAATCACTATATGCTTGAAATCATCA aAATTAGAAACAGAACATATTAATccaccaaaaataaattttacttctAAACAATTGTGGGAAATGGAGAAACAaactgatttaataatatttataaatattaatgcagTGTATTTAGATGATTGGAATGATAAAGTTGTTGAATATATCAATGCCAAATATCCATTTAAAGAgag attattacaaGATATTAATGTTAAACCAGTGACTGCTGGtgatgtactattatataaaattgatactgaagtattattttgtatattcatTCAATCTATCGATCAACATCCATCATATTGTAAATCTCTTGAAGACGCTTTTCAAGAGATGAAATCACAATTAACTGGTTATAGATATTTGGCAATTCAACAAGATCCATTAAATCATAAGACTAACATGCATCATTTTGCACGCAATTTGGCTATGCTGAAATCAGTTTTTAGTAATCGGAATGCTGAAATTTGGATTTGTGGTGATACTGAACAACATAATACTCTTCAAtatcaacaatataaaaaaattgttactgaCGCCATTGATGTGGGCCATAAACGACATTCAAAAACAAGTTCTAGGTCTAGAAATAAATTAGATAGAAAGAgacatagtataaatagtaataatagtaataccagTAAACATGATTCAGAAGAAAACCATTACTGTAAAAACACACCGGATGTAAAcgctgttaaatatttaaatcaagaaGAAATATctagtaataattacataacag aaaattggGACAActga